A region of the Telopea speciosissima isolate NSW1024214 ecotype Mountain lineage unplaced genomic scaffold, Tspe_v1 Tspe_v1.0596, whole genome shotgun sequence genome:
GTAGTGAAACAGCCCAAACAACATTGGCCTCTTCTCTTGCAGTAGATCCAAAATCTAACAAATAAATTGTCTTGAAGAGCTTCATTCATGGGAGGTTAAGTTCTCGATCTAGGGCCTTGTTCTATTTTATCCTCACTCCTGAAATTCCAGATTGGTCCCTCCCCTATAAATTTATTTAAGATTCAGGTCCTAAGTTCTGTTTGCTTCCCAAAAGGGTCCTAAAGTATTCTGAAATTTATGAAACTGCTACTACGGTATATTTGGATTTTTGTCACATCACTGGGCCCATAGTGACCTacatcagggttttggaagcCTAGGTTGCATTATAATGGCAATCATGGTGACTTAAGATGTTACTGTCAGGTCTTCGAAAAGGGATTATAAAAGAAGAGTTACTCCTAATGCATTTGGCTTTTTAGTGAATCAAAAACTAAATTTAAAGGGACTGCCTGAATGACACCTTTATAGATGTATTTAGAacatgtaaccttcttttgattgcccctagtcttaagagaaaataataaggTTGGGCTTATACAAGGTTTCTTTGAGCCTGTAAGACCGACCTTTGCAGGCCTTGCAATCTCTGGCGCCTCCGAGTTTGTGATATTTCAGTGGCTTAAGTACTACTATGATTGTGCTTCCAAATTCTAACTCATCTCGACTTAAGTTGATTTGGCTAGTTGATCTGCTATTTGACTTTTCCGTTCTTGGAAAATCAAATCTGCAACTGCAATCGGCAGCTCTTGACACCCTGAATTATCTTTGTTTATCGAATGCTTGCTTGTTGAATTCATGTCTGATCTGCAAGCTTCTTGGAAACTGTCAGCTTGATTGGAATTTATGATACTATTCTGAGAATGATTTTCTCGGTTGTTCAATCTGAATAATTTTCCTTTGCTTGTTCATATATTCTGGTGTTTCCATATTCTGCTGGGATTGTTGATCGCAATTCTAGTATTTACAGCTTGTTCCTCTGATTCAGGCCTTCTCGATGCCCTTAGTCGTCTTTCTGTTTAATGAGAACCCGCTTGTCAAATAATATCTAACCTTTCTATCTGTCTGCGAATTCTCAGCTTGACTGGAGATTGATTGATACTATTGGAGAAGAGTTTTATTTTAGTTGTTCAATCTGGAAACTCTAGTGTTTGCTTATTCTGCTGAGGATATTGATTGAAATTGTAccttatcatcatcatcatcattgttgtcaTCGTCATTAATGTTCATATATGTGTATAATGGGGGTCTGTAGAGCACCCAAAAGGAGTCTACCCATTATGTTCTTTTGCCGATGTTGGATGCAGGTGTACCACATCTGAGAGACGTGTTTTATAGGATGGGTTTGAATGACAAGGATATTGTGGCATTGTCTGGGGGCCACACATTGGTAATGATCACAACAACTTTGCTTCTCTATTGAATATATGTCTTGTATCATGCATCTAACAATTCAATTTGGTTGAGTTTTGTTGCTGTAGGGAAGGGCACATCCAGAAAGGTCAGGCTTTGAGGGGCCTTGGACTGAGGAACCCTTGAAATTTGACAATTCATATTTTGTGTAAGATGTAAACCCTTGTTATCCTAATTTTTTTGGAGATGTAAGGTAGCCAAATTATGTATAACAATTAAGTTTGCAACCAGGGAGCTGCTAAAAGGGGAAACAGAGGGGCTATTGAAGCTTCCCACGGACAAGGCCCTATTGGAGGATCCTGAGTTCCACCGCTATGTTGAGCTTTATGCAAAGGTATAATCAGTTTTGTGTCTTAAGAACCACGTACGTTTTTATATCAAACAAAATACTGTATGAGTAATGATGGATGCTTTTTGTATGTCCTTTCTTCAAATTTAAGATCTCTGTGACTCCAAAAAAAACTTTATCTTCATGTGTTCATGTTAGTAGACACTCTTAAACATGGAGCTAAATTTTAAACTCTAAAACGCCGCATAAGTTCCTGGTGCCGCCAACTTATGCCACACATATGCAAGTGTTGATTTTGGAATCTATAGACATAAGGTGTCTGACTtggaccccaaaaaaataagaactgGAGGGGGAGGGGTGAGTATACTGGataatcataataataataatttggtGAAAGTATATACAATTGTCCCGATTAGATAAACTTATCTGGTTGATCCAAAAATCTGCCACATGACTTGGTGGTCTCCTGCTCACCTTTCAAGTTTCAGCTTAGTCTGGGTTTGCAAAACGAAAAAATAGAGTTTTGAAATTCAGGACTATAGGAGAGTTCATAGTGGTTGGAGTACCACAGGCGTGCATGGGGACATACATGGGGATGCATGCTAATAAAGGGGGAAGTATATGGTTGAATTTGAATCTAAAACTTAAAAAGTGGCCCATCCAGACCATCTAAAATCTAACGGTCATAATTGCCCCCCATTCTGCCACATGGTAAAATTTTGTGGACCGTCAAGGGTTGCTTATCTTGATGGGCCCCTGAAGTGGCATTTtcccaaataatttttaatgctGGTAAGTCTTCATGGTTGACCCAACTTGCCCTAGGGACCTGTTCCCTTCCAATTCAACTAAGCACTCTGGTTCAGTTTATGTAGCTATCATCTAATCTGTGAAGTTGAAACATGGGCAACTGAAAACTGCATATAAGCCTGATTTTTGAGCTATAACCAATATGATTGCTCATACCAAATTAATTGGTAGGCAAAGTTAATGTGTTGCATGAAAGTCCACTAACCTTTATGGAtatttacttttcttttgggtagggtttagggtttcagtgTCTTATTGTATTGAGTTATCAAAGCAAACTTCA
Encoded here:
- the LOC122648216 gene encoding probable L-ascorbate peroxidase 4, peroxisomal encodes the protein MLDAGVPHLRDVFYRMGLNDKDIVALSGGHTLGRAHPERSGFEGPWTEEPLKFDNSYFVELLKGETEGLLKLPTDKALLEDPEFHRYVELYAKDEDAFFKGYAESHKKLSELGFTPKSCGSNAVVKTHTILAQSAVGAAVATAVVVLSYLYEAHRRIK